The following are encoded in a window of Blattabacterium cuenoti genomic DNA:
- a CDS encoding thymidylate synthase, with amino-acid sequence MEQYLDLLKNVLKNGIKKMDRTGIGTKSLFGSQMRFDLKKGFPLLTTKKLSIRSIIYELLWFLKGYTNIQYLKDNKVSIWNEWANENGDLGPIYGLQWRKWPTYDGRFIDQITHLIKEIKSNPHSRRLIVSSWNVGMIQEMRLPPCHLLFQFYVSEKKQLSLQLYQRSADIFLGLPFNIASYALLLTMVAKTLNFIAKEFIHTIGDAHIYNNHIEQVQLQIQRSPKPLPKILLNPSIKNVFNFSFEDFKLINYNPHPHIKGDVAV; translated from the coding sequence ATGGAACAATATTTAGATCTTTTAAAAAATGTCTTAAAAAATGGAATAAAAAAAATGGATCGTACTGGGATAGGAACAAAAAGTTTATTTGGATCTCAAATGAGATTTGATTTAAAAAAAGGATTTCCTCTTTTAACTACAAAGAAATTAAGTATTCGTTCTATTATTTATGAGTTATTATGGTTTTTGAAAGGATATACCAATATCCAGTATCTAAAAGATAATAAAGTATCTATATGGAATGAATGGGCTAATGAAAACGGAGATCTAGGTCCAATATATGGATTACAATGGCGTAAATGGCCTACTTATGATGGTCGTTTTATTGATCAAATCACTCATCTTATAAAAGAAATAAAATCAAATCCTCATTCACGACGTTTGATCGTTTCTTCTTGGAATGTAGGAATGATTCAAGAAATGAGACTACCTCCCTGTCATTTACTTTTTCAATTTTATGTTTCAGAAAAAAAACAATTGTCTTTACAATTATATCAAAGAAGTGCAGATATTTTTCTTGGATTACCTTTTAATATTGCTTCTTATGCTTTATTACTTACCATGGTAGCTAAAACACTCAATTTTATAGCCAAGGAATTCATTCATACTATAGGGGATGCTCATATATATAATAACCATATAGAACAAGTTCAACTTCAAATACAACGTTCCCCTAAACCTTTACCAAAAATTCTTTTAAATCCCTCTATAAAAAATGTATTTAATTTTTCTTTCGAAGATTTTAAATTAATCAATTACAACCCTCATCCCCATATAAAAGGAGATGTCGCTGTTTAA
- a CDS encoding homoserine kinase, translated as MNRIKILSPATVANLACGFDVIGLALDIPVDEILLYKSNSPGIRINRIDGTTLPKDQKKNVAFVSLQALLKKYQQRFYKEKKIGFEIELIKNIHPGSGIGSSAASAAGVVYGANILLGNPFNRMQLIRFAMEGERIASGSAHADNVAPAIMGGVTLVRSYQPLDITKLHSPNELWVSIIHPQIEIKTSDAREILKQKILMTDAIRQWGNIGALVAGLYQENYELISRSLEDFIVEPIRAMLIPAFYELKIRCKEIGALGGGISGSGPSVFMLSKGNDIAKKVTEVMNLVYSPLKVDYKTYTSPINQKGVKFSEIL; from the coding sequence ATGAATAGGATTAAAATATTGTCACCAGCTACTGTAGCTAATTTAGCTTGCGGTTTTGATGTTATTGGATTAGCTTTAGATATTCCAGTAGATGAAATTCTTTTATACAAATCCAATAGTCCTGGAATACGTATTAATCGAATAGATGGAACCACCTTACCTAAGGATCAAAAAAAAAATGTAGCTTTTGTGTCTTTACAAGCTTTGTTAAAAAAATATCAGCAAAGATTTTATAAAGAAAAAAAAATAGGTTTTGAAATAGAATTAATTAAAAATATACATCCAGGAAGTGGGATCGGCTCTAGTGCTGCTAGTGCTGCTGGAGTGGTATATGGAGCTAATATATTACTAGGAAACCCGTTTAATAGAATGCAATTGATCCGTTTTGCTATGGAAGGAGAACGTATAGCCAGTGGAAGTGCTCATGCAGATAATGTAGCTCCTGCTATTATGGGGGGTGTCACTTTAGTAAGAAGTTATCAACCTTTAGACATTACTAAATTGCATTCTCCAAATGAATTATGGGTAAGCATAATTCATCCACAAATTGAAATAAAAACCTCGGACGCTAGAGAAATACTAAAACAAAAAATCTTAATGACAGATGCTATACGACAATGGGGAAATATCGGGGCATTAGTAGCAGGATTATATCAAGAAAATTATGAACTCATTAGTAGATCTCTAGAAGATTTTATTGTTGAACCCATACGTGCTATGCTGATTCCTGCATTTTACGAATTAAAAATAAGATGTAAAGAAATAGGAGCTTTAGGTGGTGGGATATCTGGATCAGGTCCTTCTGTATTTATGTTAAGTAAAGGAAATGATATCGCAAAAAAAGTTACTGAAGTGATGAATCTTGTTTATTCTCCATTGAAAGTAGATTATAAAACTTATACTTCTCCTATTAATCAAAAAGGAGTAAAGTTTTCTGAAATCCTTTAA
- a CDS encoding nucleoside deaminase, which yields MKIALEEALIAFHKDEVPIGAAITYENIIIARAHNLTETLSDITAHAEMLVINLASDYLEKKYIQECTLYVTMEPCIMCAGALFFSQIGRVVCGALSYKRGFLYTGIKLHPKTKFLSGIMKNQCKNLLQEFFFFKRKKMNL from the coding sequence ATGAAAATAGCTCTAGAAGAGGCTTTAATAGCTTTTCATAAAGATGAAGTCCCTATAGGAGCTGCAATCACATATGAAAATATAATTATAGCTAGAGCACATAACTTAACTGAAACTTTAAGTGATATTACTGCACATGCAGAAATGTTAGTCATCAACTTAGCTTCTGATTATCTAGAAAAGAAATATATACAAGAATGTACTTTATATGTGACTATGGAACCTTGTATTATGTGTGCTGGAGCTTTGTTTTTTTCTCAAATAGGAAGAGTAGTATGTGGAGCTCTTTCTTATAAAAGAGGTTTTTTATATACGGGAATTAAATTGCATCCTAAAACAAAATTTTTATCTGGAATAATGAAAAATCAATGTAAGAATCTTCTACAGGAATTCTTCTTTTTCAAAAGAAAAAAAATGAATTTATAA
- a CDS encoding ribose-phosphate pyrophosphokinase, with protein MNQKVLFFSTKSGLKLSENIAYHYGSFLGKVCFLEFSDGEYSPFFEQSVRGSRVFLIGSTFPPVDNLMELLLMCDAARRASAHNITLVIPYFGWGRQDHKDKPRTPIAAKLIANLMVAAGAHRVMTMDLHADQIQGFFDIPVDHLYASRIFIDYIKKLNMDQLTIASPDMGGAKRARSYAGYLGTDVVICYKERKKANEIEFMNLIGNVKEKNIILLDDMVDTAGTLTEAASLIKKQGAKSVRAIATHPVLSGNSYERIIKSSLEELVVTDTIPLKKNNEKIKVLSCAPLFAEVMQSIHNDESISNKFII; from the coding sequence ATGAATCAAAAGGTACTCTTTTTTTCTACAAAAAGTGGATTAAAACTATCAGAGAATATAGCTTATCATTATGGAAGTTTTTTAGGAAAAGTTTGTTTTTTGGAATTTAGTGATGGAGAATATTCCCCTTTTTTTGAACAGTCTGTTCGTGGATCACGAGTATTTTTGATTGGATCTACTTTTCCTCCAGTGGATAATTTGATGGAATTACTTTTAATGTGTGATGCAGCACGAAGGGCCTCCGCTCATAACATTACACTTGTTATTCCATATTTTGGATGGGGTAGACAAGATCATAAGGATAAACCAAGAACTCCTATAGCCGCAAAACTTATAGCGAATTTAATGGTAGCCGCAGGAGCTCATAGAGTCATGACCATGGATTTACATGCAGATCAGATTCAGGGATTTTTTGATATTCCTGTAGATCATTTATATGCATCTAGAATATTTATTGATTATATCAAAAAATTGAACATGGATCAATTAACCATAGCTTCTCCAGATATGGGAGGAGCAAAAAGAGCTAGAAGTTATGCAGGATATTTAGGCACAGATGTGGTTATCTGCTATAAAGAAAGAAAGAAGGCAAATGAAATAGAATTTATGAATCTTATTGGAAATGTCAAAGAAAAAAATATCATTCTCCTAGATGATATGGTAGATACAGCAGGAACTTTAACAGAAGCAGCTAGTCTAATTAAAAAACAAGGAGCTAAAAGTGTACGTGCTATAGCTACTCATCCCGTTTTGTCAGGAAATTCATATGAAAGAATAATAAAATCCTCTCTTGAAGAATTAGTCGTCACGGATACCATTCCTCTAAAGAAAAATAATGAAAAAATCAAAGTATTATCTTGCGCTCCTCTTTTCGCAGAAGTGATGCAATCGATTCATAATGACGAATCTATTAGTAATAAATTTATAATTTAA
- a CDS encoding DedA family protein: MSDIWDFFQHLFNPRWIFFYFGNTALFILLAIVFAETGFFIGFFLPGDSLLFTAGIFGKDLCKNFYNVPFFVIILIVAGVAILGNMQGYWLGYKSGNLLYKKKDTFLFKKKHLLIAKLFYNKYKTTALIMSRFLPMFRTFAPIVAGAIRVDFKKFMIYNIIGALAWTFSIMLAGHYLDRRFPELKNHLEWIVLLIVLITTFPVFLKLKIRKKKKVLI, from the coding sequence ATGTCAGATATTTGGGATTTTTTTCAGCATTTATTCAATCCTAGATGGATTTTTTTCTATTTTGGAAATACCGCTTTATTTATTCTTTTGGCAATTGTTTTTGCAGAGACTGGTTTTTTTATTGGTTTTTTTTTACCAGGGGATTCTTTATTATTTACTGCCGGAATTTTCGGAAAAGATTTATGCAAAAATTTTTATAATGTCCCATTTTTTGTAATTATTTTAATTGTAGCAGGAGTAGCTATTCTTGGGAATATGCAAGGGTATTGGTTGGGGTATAAATCTGGAAATTTATTGTATAAAAAAAAAGATACCTTTCTTTTTAAGAAAAAACATCTCCTTATAGCCAAATTATTTTATAATAAATATAAAACTACAGCATTGATTATGAGTCGATTTCTTCCAATGTTTCGAACTTTTGCTCCCATTGTTGCAGGGGCAATTCGTGTTGATTTTAAAAAATTTATGATCTATAATATTATAGGAGCACTAGCTTGGACTTTTTCTATCATGTTAGCTGGACACTATCTAGACAGAAGGTTTCCAGAACTTAAAAATCACTTGGAATGGATTGTTTTACTCATTGTTTTAATAACCACATTTCCAGTGTTTCTGAAACTTAAAATCAGAAAAAAGAAAAAAGTTCTCATTTAA
- the aroB gene encoding 3-dehydroquinate synthase, whose protein sequence is MLSDKRKISYFNEEGYKILENYLLDQVESIRNTFILVDHYTNIHCLPILLSHAKLLEKSNIIQIKPGEKEKNIYTCIQIWKNLENFKANRNSLIINLGGGVITDIGGFVASVFKRGVRFINIPTTLLGMVDASVGDKTGVNLESIKNEIGSFYSPEFLIIDPHFLKTLPEKEFISGKAEMFKHGLIADEKFWINMKSSTMDDYRKSYSQWGDLIHKSILIKNKIVEKDPKEKGLRKILNFGHTIGHALESYFMNYQKGKLIHGVAVAMGMVSESWLSYKVNGLSMNSYQEIKSILSELYPIQNLSDLEMNKIFSIMEHDKKNDRNKIQFSLLKTIGNCLYNCHVPYSLIKESFLQI, encoded by the coding sequence ATGTTGTCTGATAAGAGAAAAATTTCTTATTTTAATGAAGAAGGCTATAAAATATTGGAAAATTATCTACTTGATCAGGTAGAATCGATAAGAAATACATTTATTTTAGTAGATCATTATACCAATATTCATTGTCTTCCTATCCTTCTTTCTCATGCAAAATTGTTAGAAAAATCTAATATAATTCAAATTAAACCAGGAGAAAAGGAAAAGAATATTTATACCTGCATTCAAATATGGAAAAATCTAGAAAATTTTAAGGCTAATAGAAATAGTTTAATTATTAATTTAGGAGGAGGAGTCATTACAGATATAGGTGGATTTGTAGCATCTGTATTTAAAAGAGGAGTTCGTTTTATTAATATTCCTACTACGTTATTAGGAATGGTTGATGCATCTGTAGGAGATAAAACAGGAGTTAATTTAGAATCCATTAAAAATGAAATAGGTTCTTTTTATTCTCCAGAATTTTTAATTATTGATCCTCATTTTTTAAAAACTCTTCCTGAAAAGGAATTTATTTCAGGAAAAGCTGAAATGTTTAAACATGGATTGATTGCAGATGAAAAATTTTGGATTAATATGAAATCCTCTACCATGGATGATTATAGAAAATCTTATTCTCAATGGGGAGATTTAATTCATAAATCCATATTAATAAAAAATAAAATCGTGGAAAAAGACCCTAAAGAAAAAGGATTAAGAAAAATCCTGAATTTTGGACATACTATTGGTCATGCTTTGGAAAGCTATTTTATGAATTATCAAAAAGGAAAACTTATACATGGTGTAGCTGTAGCTATGGGAATGGTCTCTGAATCATGGTTATCATATAAAGTAAATGGATTGTCTATGAATAGTTATCAAGAAATAAAATCCATTCTTTCTGAATTATATCCTATACAAAATCTATCAGATTTAGAAATGAATAAAATATTCTCCATCATGGAACATGATAAAAAAAACGATAGAAATAAAATTCAATTTTCCTTATTAAAAACAATAGGAAATTGTTTGTATAATTGTCATGTTCCTTATTCCTTAATCAAAGAAAGTTTTTTACAAATTTAA
- the gyrA gene encoding DNA gyrase subunit A — protein MNEGEKLIPINIEDEMKSSYIDYSMSVIVSRALPDARDGLKPVHRRVLYGMYQLGIFSKNPYKKSARIVGEVLGKYHPHGDISVYETMVRMAQKWTLRYPLIDGQGNFGSLDADPPAAMRYTEVRMKKISEEMLLDIKKETVDMQLNFDDSIEEPTVLPTRIPNLLINGSSGIAVGMATNIPPHNLKETIQAIFAYIENDQISVEKIMEYIKAPDFPTGGIIYGYEGVKKAFYTGRGRIVLRAKVHLEEIQGRQCIIVDEIPYQVNKAEMLTKTVELMREGKMEGIYQIRDESDRNGLRIVYLLKQNTNPHILLNNLFKYTSLQTYFNVNNIALVKGKPVQLNIKDLIKHFVDHRQDVIIRRTQYELNKCKDRVHTLTGFLTILDHLDKMIELIKESKDHHEACNRLIQMFNLSENQSRSILDMRLQNLTSLELEKIKKEYEELVKKIAYLKNVLIQHSIRMKIIKQELLDIQDKYQDQRRTEIDYLGSEVHIEDLIEDEQVVLTISHAGYIKRTSLSEYKCQGRGGIGNRGASARESDFFKHLLIATNHQYLLFFTEKGKCFWLRVYEIPERSKISKGRAIQNMIQLPPDDKVNAYILTGDLKNKKYVQNHYVMMVTQKGIIKKTSLENYSRPRKDGINAIVIRQGDSLLEAILTKGNSHVFIAVRSGKIIRFSEKKVRVTGRNSSGVRGIDLSISSEDTVIGMVCVEGQEKGYLLVVSEKGFGKRTNLKNYRITNRGGKGIKTINITQKTGSLISIKHVTNQDDLMIIKKSGIIIRISVSDIRVMGRDTQGVRLINLKEKDEIADVEKVSHPIMDFH, from the coding sequence ATGAATGAAGGAGAAAAATTAATTCCTATTAATATTGAAGATGAAATGAAATCATCTTACATAGATTACTCTATGTCGGTTATTGTATCCAGAGCTCTTCCTGATGCTAGAGATGGTTTAAAACCTGTACATAGAAGAGTATTATATGGAATGTATCAATTAGGAATTTTTTCGAAAAATCCTTATAAAAAATCGGCTCGTATTGTTGGAGAAGTATTGGGAAAGTATCATCCACATGGAGACATTTCTGTTTATGAAACAATGGTTCGTATGGCACAAAAATGGACTCTTCGTTATCCATTGATAGATGGACAAGGAAATTTTGGTTCATTAGATGCAGATCCACCTGCAGCAATGCGTTATACAGAAGTGAGAATGAAAAAAATATCTGAAGAGATGTTATTGGACATCAAAAAAGAAACAGTAGATATGCAATTGAATTTTGATGATTCTATAGAAGAACCTACAGTTTTACCTACAAGAATTCCGAATCTTTTGATTAATGGATCTTCTGGAATTGCTGTTGGGATGGCGACCAATATTCCTCCTCATAATTTAAAAGAAACGATCCAAGCTATTTTCGCTTATATTGAGAATGATCAAATATCTGTAGAAAAGATAATGGAATATATTAAAGCTCCTGATTTTCCTACGGGTGGAATTATTTATGGATATGAGGGAGTGAAAAAAGCTTTTTATACTGGAAGAGGACGTATCGTCTTACGTGCTAAAGTTCATTTGGAAGAAATTCAGGGAAGGCAATGTATTATTGTGGATGAAATTCCCTATCAAGTAAATAAAGCAGAAATGCTTACTAAAACTGTAGAATTAATGAGAGAAGGGAAAATGGAGGGGATTTATCAGATTCGTGATGAATCTGATAGAAATGGGTTACGTATAGTCTATCTGCTTAAACAGAATACGAATCCTCATATATTATTGAATAATTTATTCAAATATACCTCTTTGCAAACTTATTTTAATGTAAATAACATTGCTTTAGTTAAAGGAAAGCCGGTTCAACTAAATATTAAAGATCTTATCAAACATTTTGTTGACCATCGACAGGATGTTATTATTCGTCGTACTCAATACGAATTGAATAAATGTAAAGATCGTGTTCATACTTTGACAGGTTTTCTAACTATATTAGATCATTTAGATAAAATGATTGAATTAATTAAAGAATCCAAAGATCATCATGAGGCTTGTAATAGACTCATTCAAATGTTTAATTTATCTGAAAATCAATCTAGATCTATTTTAGATATGCGTTTACAAAATCTGACTTCTTTAGAGTTAGAGAAAATAAAAAAAGAATATGAAGAATTAGTAAAGAAAATAGCATATTTAAAAAATGTGTTAATACAACATTCTATACGAATGAAAATTATCAAACAAGAACTTTTAGATATTCAAGATAAATATCAAGATCAACGGAGAACAGAAATAGATTACTTGGGAAGTGAAGTGCACATAGAAGATCTTATTGAAGATGAACAGGTCGTTCTCACTATTTCTCATGCAGGATATATTAAAAGAACTTCTTTATCCGAATACAAATGTCAAGGAAGAGGTGGGATAGGAAATCGGGGGGCTTCTGCTAGAGAGTCTGATTTTTTCAAACATCTTCTCATAGCTACAAATCATCAATATTTGCTTTTTTTCACAGAAAAAGGAAAATGTTTTTGGTTAAGAGTTTATGAAATTCCAGAGAGATCAAAAATATCTAAAGGAAGAGCTATCCAAAATATGATTCAATTGCCACCAGATGATAAAGTAAATGCCTATATATTAACTGGAGATTTAAAAAATAAAAAGTATGTACAAAATCATTACGTGATGATGGTTACTCAAAAAGGAATTATTAAAAAAACTTCTTTAGAAAACTACTCACGTCCTAGAAAAGATGGAATTAATGCTATTGTGATTCGTCAAGGAGATTCTTTATTAGAAGCCATCTTAACCAAGGGAAATAGTCATGTTTTTATTGCTGTAAGAAGTGGAAAAATAATTCGTTTTTCAGAAAAAAAAGTTCGTGTTACTGGAAGAAATTCTTCTGGAGTAAGAGGAATTGATTTATCTATTTCATCAGAGGATACTGTAATTGGAATGGTATGTGTAGAAGGACAGGAAAAAGGATATTTATTAGTTGTTTCGGAAAAAGGATTTGGGAAAAGAACTAATCTAAAAAATTATCGGATAACCAATCGTGGGGGGAAAGGAATCAAAACAATAAATATCACTCAAAAAACAGGTAGTTTAATTTCTATAAAACATGTCACGAATCAAGATGATCTAATGATCATTAAAAAATCCGGAATAATTATTCGTATTTCTGTATCAGATATACGAGTAATGGGAAGGGATACCCAAGGGGTAAGGTTAATTAACCTAAAAGAAAAAGACGAGATTGCAGATGTTGAAAAAGTTAGTCATCCAATAATGGATTTTCATTAA
- a CDS encoding 50S ribosomal protein L25: protein MQYVNISGKKRNIGKKVLETIRLSGEVPCILYGKNINIPFSTSLDTFKKLLYTQEFYWVSIQIEGEKKNIKAVKKEIQFDPISEKILHADFCKIEDCKPIILEIPIKTFGRPIGVSKGGEYYSPIRKLKVKAIPSSFPKYIKLDIQSLDIGDRITVKDLLKKEYNILHPLNTLLARVKTSRIISTTDDVVKSSQDEKKDLIPNPKEDKKVKK, encoded by the coding sequence ATGCAATATGTAAATATATCCGGTAAAAAAAGAAATATAGGGAAAAAGGTTCTTGAAACCATTCGACTTTCCGGAGAAGTCCCTTGCATTTTATATGGAAAAAATATCAATATTCCATTTTCTACTTCTTTAGACACTTTTAAAAAGTTGCTATATACACAAGAATTTTATTGGGTTTCTATTCAAATAGAAGGAGAAAAGAAAAACATCAAAGCAGTTAAAAAAGAAATTCAATTTGATCCTATTAGTGAAAAAATTTTGCATGCTGATTTTTGCAAAATAGAAGATTGTAAACCTATAATATTGGAAATTCCTATAAAAACTTTTGGAAGACCTATTGGAGTTTCCAAAGGAGGAGAATATTATTCTCCGATTAGAAAATTAAAAGTCAAAGCGATTCCTTCTTCTTTTCCAAAATATATCAAATTGGATATTCAATCTTTAGACATAGGAGATAGAATAACGGTGAAAGATCTATTGAAAAAGGAATATAATATTTTACATCCTTTAAATACTTTGCTAGCGAGAGTAAAAACTTCTCGTATTATTTCTACTACTGATGATGTTGTAAAAAGCTCTCAAGACGAAAAAAAAGACCTGATCCCTAACCCTAAAGAAGATAAAAAAGTTAAGAAATAA
- the thrC gene encoding threonine synthase, whose amino-acid sequence MLYYSLEDHKNLVSFEKAVLRGLAKDGGLYFPENIPILKRKFLENIQKYDIYTLAMEIIQPYIGESISEESIFRIIQKTLNFSFPLQRIHDNIYVLELFHGPTLAFKDVGAQFMAGCLSHFYKKIGKLVTVLVATSGDTGGAVAKGFHNVSGIEVIILYPYKGVSLLQEKQMTCLGGNILAIEIKGNFDDCQSIVKKAFLDKKIRDKYLLTSANSINIARWLPQMFYYFLAYRQIIEENRKLIFSVPSGNFGNICAGMMAEKMGLPIKYFIASTNINDTIPRFLKTEKYHPLPVKKTISNAMDISHPSNFSRIWHLYKESIVKLRKKLSSYQFTDEETLAIIEMVWKEHKYMLDPHGAIGYLGLRQYLKEVKDPLATAVFLETAHPIKFLDHMPYSLREEILIPKKLEVLLNSEKSEKKISMSNNYDLFKNWLINK is encoded by the coding sequence ATGTTATATTACAGTTTAGAAGATCATAAAAACCTCGTTTCTTTTGAAAAAGCGGTTTTAAGAGGTTTAGCAAAAGATGGGGGATTATATTTTCCGGAAAATATTCCTATTCTAAAACGAAAATTTCTGGAAAATATCCAAAAATATGATATATATACTCTTGCGATGGAGATTATCCAACCCTATATAGGAGAATCTATTTCTGAAGAATCTATCTTCCGTATTATTCAGAAAACTTTGAATTTTTCTTTTCCATTACAAAGAATTCATGACAATATATACGTATTAGAGCTTTTTCATGGACCTACTTTAGCCTTTAAAGACGTAGGAGCTCAATTTATGGCCGGATGTTTAAGTCATTTTTACAAAAAAATAGGAAAATTAGTGACTGTTTTAGTAGCCACTTCTGGAGATACTGGAGGTGCGGTAGCTAAAGGATTTCATAATGTTTCTGGAATAGAGGTTATTATATTGTATCCCTATAAAGGGGTTAGCTTATTGCAGGAAAAGCAAATGACTTGTTTAGGGGGGAATATTCTAGCTATAGAAATAAAGGGAAATTTTGATGATTGTCAATCCATAGTTAAAAAAGCTTTTTTAGACAAGAAAATACGAGATAAATATCTACTAACTTCTGCTAATTCTATTAACATAGCAAGATGGCTTCCTCAAATGTTTTATTATTTTTTAGCTTATAGACAAATAATAGAAGAAAATAGAAAATTGATTTTTTCAGTTCCAAGTGGAAACTTTGGAAATATTTGTGCAGGAATGATGGCTGAAAAAATGGGATTACCTATCAAGTATTTTATAGCATCCACAAATATTAATGACACCATTCCTAGATTTTTAAAAACGGAAAAATATCATCCTCTTCCAGTAAAAAAAACGATATCCAATGCCATGGACATATCCCATCCAAGTAATTTTTCTCGTATATGGCATTTATATAAAGAAAGCATAGTGAAATTACGAAAAAAATTATCCTCTTATCAATTTACAGATGAAGAAACTTTAGCCATTATAGAAATGGTATGGAAAGAACATAAATATATGTTAGATCCTCATGGAGCTATTGGTTATTTAGGACTTAGACAATACCTAAAAGAGGTTAAAGATCCTTTAGCTACAGCTGTTTTTTTAGAAACAGCTCATCCTATTAAATTTTTAGATCATATGCCATATTCTTTGCGAGAAGAAATTCTTATTCCTAAAAAATTAGAAGTTCTTTTGAATTCAGAAAAAAGTGAAAAAAAAATATCTATGTCCAACAATTACGATCTATTTAAAAATTGGTTAATCAATAAATAG